From the Natrarchaeobaculum aegyptiacum genome, one window contains:
- a CDS encoding glycine cleavage system protein T: MSGNEPPQTEEHPNYPSVDQSDRTLPRNLRQSGDPGIEMLVSTRIRKSPFFHKSFVENGAWRATVYNRIYHPRGMLEPEEGGMMEEYDALVNHVTLWDVAVERQIRVKGPDAEALTNYVITRDATEIEPMHGKYVILCNEDGGILNDPVLLRPGEDEFWFSISDSTLMQWLQGVNVGKNFDVEIDEIDVAPVQIQGPKSIDVMIDLVGEEVDEIPYYGLMEAEIDGVPVLVSQTGFSGEKGFEIYVREASKNAERVWDPAIESVRDHGGMQVAPAHHRRIAAGILSWGQDMDHETSPFQVNLGYQVPDDKTSDYVGKEELERQKAQIDEGEYPFVHKMVGLKLAGEPIRDYAPDFWLISDPDTGEECGYVTSPWYNPELETNLALGFVPAEKLDGDPMDVYDGDIETEFEVHLPDEYAEEPGEPVYAKVSEVPFKPSVNPSAREQAKLNAREDAE, translated from the coding sequence CACGGAACCTGCGCCAGTCCGGTGATCCGGGTATCGAAATGCTCGTTTCGACCCGCATTCGTAAGTCACCGTTTTTCCACAAGTCGTTCGTGGAAAACGGAGCGTGGCGAGCGACGGTCTACAATCGGATCTACCACCCTCGCGGGATGCTCGAACCCGAGGAGGGTGGGATGATGGAGGAGTACGACGCGCTGGTCAACCACGTCACGCTGTGGGACGTCGCGGTCGAACGCCAGATCCGTGTCAAAGGCCCCGACGCCGAGGCGCTGACGAACTACGTCATCACCCGCGACGCGACCGAGATCGAACCGATGCACGGGAAGTACGTCATCCTCTGTAACGAGGATGGTGGTATCCTCAACGATCCCGTCCTGTTGCGACCGGGCGAAGACGAGTTCTGGTTCTCGATCTCGGACTCGACGCTGATGCAGTGGCTACAGGGCGTCAACGTCGGGAAGAACTTCGACGTCGAGATCGACGAGATCGACGTCGCACCGGTCCAGATCCAGGGCCCGAAGTCGATCGACGTCATGATCGACCTCGTCGGCGAGGAGGTCGACGAGATCCCCTACTACGGGCTGATGGAAGCCGAGATCGACGGCGTCCCCGTCCTCGTCAGCCAGACCGGGTTCTCCGGCGAGAAAGGGTTCGAGATCTACGTCCGCGAGGCGAGTAAAAACGCCGAACGCGTCTGGGACCCCGCGATCGAGTCCGTTCGCGACCACGGCGGGATGCAGGTCGCACCGGCACACCACCGCCGCATCGCCGCTGGCATCCTCTCGTGGGGCCAGGACATGGACCACGAGACCTCGCCGTTCCAGGTCAACCTCGGCTACCAGGTGCCCGACGACAAGACGTCCGACTACGTCGGCAAGGAGGAACTCGAGCGCCAGAAAGCACAGATCGACGAGGGCGAGTACCCGTTCGTCCACAAGATGGTCGGGCTCAAATTGGCGGGTGAGCCGATCCGGGATTACGCGCCGGACTTCTGGCTCATCTCCGACCCCGACACCGGCGAGGAGTGTGGTTACGTCACCTCACCGTGGTACAACCCCGAACTCGAGACGAATCTCGCACTCGGGTTCGTGCCAGCCGAGAAACTCGACGGCGACCCGATGGACGTCTACGACGGCGACATCGAAACGGAGTTCGAGGTCCACCTGCCCGACGAGTACGCCGAAGAGCCGGGCGAACCCGTCTACGCCAAGGTCTCGGAGGTGCCGTTCAAGCCGTCGGTCAACCCGAGCGCCCGCGAGCAGGCCAAGTTAAACGCCAGAGAGGACGCCGAGTAA
- a CDS encoding methylenetetrahydrofolate reductase gives MSSEIETTPTAEGLLELLEEPRFELMPFESMDEQLEHLPEGAEVAITTSPTLGLESTIEWTERATDRGFEVVPHVAARYVRDVDHLKDVAARLTDAGVSDIFVPGGDREEPAGEFTSAYDLLSTLEDLDYEFEDVGITGYPEGHDFLDDDVLAEAMAKKEPYATYIVTQLCYDPEAIIDWTDEIRARDVDLPVEVGIPGVMKYQRLLQISRKVGVGDSIRFLQKTSGVLGFLRELVGSRGTYVPDELVEGLAPYATDPHYNIRGVHVYAFNQVPDLESWRSETLTQHR, from the coding sequence ATGTCGTCCGAAATCGAGACGACCCCGACCGCAGAGGGACTTCTCGAACTGCTCGAGGAGCCACGCTTCGAGCTAATGCCGTTCGAGAGCATGGACGAGCAACTCGAACACCTCCCCGAGGGCGCGGAGGTCGCTATCACGACCTCGCCGACGCTCGGACTCGAGTCGACGATCGAGTGGACCGAACGCGCCACCGATCGCGGGTTCGAGGTCGTTCCTCACGTCGCAGCACGCTACGTCCGTGACGTAGATCACCTGAAAGACGTCGCGGCACGGCTCACCGACGCCGGAGTCTCCGACATCTTCGTTCCCGGCGGCGACCGCGAGGAGCCAGCCGGCGAGTTCACGTCGGCCTACGACCTGCTGTCGACGCTCGAGGACCTCGATTACGAGTTCGAGGACGTCGGCATCACCGGCTATCCGGAGGGTCACGACTTTCTCGACGACGACGTGCTGGCCGAGGCGATGGCGAAGAAAGAGCCCTACGCCACCTATATCGTGACTCAGCTGTGTTACGACCCCGAGGCGATCATCGACTGGACCGACGAGATCCGCGCTCGTGACGTCGACCTGCCGGTCGAAGTCGGCATCCCCGGCGTCATGAAGTACCAGCGGTTGCTGCAGATCTCGCGGAAGGTCGGCGTCGGCGACTCGATCCGGTTCCTCCAGAAGACCAGTGGCGTCCTCGGGTTCCTTCGAGAACTGGTCGGCTCACGTGGAACCTACGTCCCCGACGAACTGGTCGAGGGACTCGCACCATACGCGACCGATCCACACTACAACATTCGCGGAGTGCACGTCTACGCGTTCAACCAGGTTCCGGACCTCGAGTCGTGGCGTTCGGAGACGCTGACCCAACACCGGTAA
- the epsC gene encoding serine O-acetyltransferase EpsC, with translation MGYSYTGDGVGRLCEAYESDAHPFPTGGVMEFPTVERRRTEMSLLRRLLFPRCWNAPELLERESAIQERLSELGGLYYRGIEPYAEDDPTSVVDDVLDRLPELRAALKKDVEAAYKGDPAATSYLEVIRSYPGFQAIMIQRIAHVLYEAGEPEYARELTEYAKTVTGIDIHPGAEIGQYFFIDHGTGVVVGETATIGDWVRLYQDVTLGALHFEEEEDDEQMLKKGYKRHPDIGDHVVIGAGTKVLGAITVGDHVSIGANSWVTEDVPPNTSVFVADHPEQKRKSND, from the coding sequence ATGGGATACAGTTACACTGGTGACGGAGTCGGCCGACTGTGTGAGGCGTACGAGTCGGATGCACACCCGTTTCCGACGGGAGGGGTGATGGAGTTCCCGACCGTCGAACGTCGTCGCACGGAGATGAGCCTGCTCAGACGGCTCCTCTTTCCTCGCTGCTGGAACGCACCCGAGTTGCTCGAGCGCGAATCGGCGATCCAGGAACGACTGTCGGAGCTCGGTGGGCTCTACTACCGGGGGATCGAGCCCTACGCCGAGGACGATCCGACCAGTGTCGTCGACGACGTCCTCGATCGACTCCCCGAGCTTCGAGCGGCGCTGAAAAAAGACGTCGAGGCCGCGTACAAGGGCGACCCCGCCGCGACGTCATACCTCGAGGTGATCCGGTCGTATCCGGGCTTTCAGGCGATCATGATCCAGCGGATTGCTCACGTGCTGTACGAGGCAGGCGAACCCGAGTACGCGAGGGAACTCACCGAGTACGCGAAGACGGTGACGGGGATCGACATCCATCCAGGGGCGGAGATCGGGCAGTACTTTTTCATCGATCACGGGACGGGCGTCGTCGTCGGCGAGACCGCGACGATCGGCGACTGGGTCCGGCTCTATCAGGACGTGACCCTCGGCGCACTTCACTTCGAGGAGGAAGAAGACGACGAGCAGATGCTGAAGAAGGGGTACAAACGCCATCCCGACATCGGCGACCACGTCGTGATCGGTGCCGGGACGAAGGTACTGGGGGCGATCACCGTCGGCGACCACGTCAGCATCGGCGCGAACTCTTGGGTGACAGAAGACGTCCCGCCGAACACGAGCGTGTTCGTCGCCGATCACCCCGAACAAAAACGGAAATCCAACGACTGA
- a CDS encoding helix-turn-helix domain-containing protein has translation MISTRIYVEHPDLALTETIRSLSDAEISVVSEVGTDPNRSVYFFRIEAPEFDTVDAALEADHTVADFSVVLEMASQRTYRIEYSEDAKLITPTITDRGGLTLETTSYLNGWMLQLQLEGHEDLYELDERAREDGVHLEVLELTQNGTLDDQLDFGLTPSQTETLTAAYRHGYFDEPRESSVEELAELFDLSTTAVSGRLRRGSANLIEEFLLDDDNVDGG, from the coding sequence ATGATCTCGACTCGCATCTACGTCGAACATCCCGATCTCGCTCTCACCGAGACCATCCGGTCGCTGTCGGATGCCGAGATCAGCGTCGTTTCCGAGGTAGGAACCGATCCCAACCGTAGCGTCTACTTCTTCCGGATCGAGGCACCTGAGTTCGATACCGTCGACGCGGCACTCGAGGCCGATCACACTGTCGCCGACTTCTCGGTCGTCCTCGAGATGGCCAGCCAGCGAACCTACCGAATCGAGTACAGTGAAGACGCGAAGCTGATCACGCCGACGATTACCGACCGCGGTGGCCTCACGCTCGAGACGACCAGTTACCTCAACGGGTGGATGCTCCAGCTCCAGCTCGAGGGTCACGAGGACCTGTACGAACTCGACGAACGAGCCCGCGAGGACGGGGTTCACCTCGAAGTGCTGGAACTCACGCAAAACGGGACCCTCGACGACCAGCTCGACTTCGGGTTGACCCCGTCCCAGACAGAGACGCTGACCGCGGCGTACCGCCACGGCTACTTTGACGAGCCGCGTGAGAGTTCGGTAGAAGAACTCGCCGAGCTGTTCGACCTCTCTACGACAGCAGTCAGCGGCCGTCTCAGGCGCGGATCCGCCAATCTAATCGAAGAATTTCTGCTCGACGACGACAATGTGGATGGAGGCTAG
- a CDS encoding helix-turn-helix domain-containing protein, with protein MALITEVRFAHEDGALAGTLAAVPDLSASIVGERSTAPEQNVYFLRFVSATPMEVRSALEDDHTVSEFAPVEVVDDDRLWKLEFVPETKLLSPYVTAEGGFVLDAQSTATAQFQPGWRERWFFPDQDGIHEVWKRARDEGFEFEVLELSRQLRSAVAGVGTDPLTEQQRVALVTAYEEGYFGEPRETSLEELAETLEISPSAVNGRLRRGLKALIEAALVLDDGEVLLQRQNVEAQIRR; from the coding sequence ATGGCACTCATCACCGAGGTCCGGTTCGCTCACGAGGACGGTGCTCTTGCCGGTACACTTGCCGCTGTGCCCGACCTGAGTGCCAGTATCGTCGGCGAACGAAGCACTGCCCCCGAACAGAACGTCTACTTCCTCCGGTTCGTTTCAGCTACCCCCATGGAAGTCCGGTCAGCCCTCGAAGACGACCACACCGTCTCCGAGTTCGCGCCTGTCGAGGTGGTCGACGACGACCGCCTGTGGAAACTCGAGTTCGTGCCCGAGACGAAACTGCTCTCCCCGTACGTCACAGCGGAAGGTGGCTTCGTTCTGGATGCACAAAGTACGGCGACGGCGCAGTTTCAACCTGGATGGCGCGAGCGGTGGTTCTTCCCCGACCAGGACGGGATTCACGAGGTCTGGAAACGCGCTCGAGACGAGGGGTTCGAGTTCGAAGTCCTGGAGCTCTCCCGGCAGTTGCGGTCGGCCGTCGCGGGTGTCGGTACTGATCCCCTCACCGAGCAACAGCGGGTCGCACTCGTGACGGCCTACGAGGAGGGGTACTTCGGTGAGCCACGGGAGACGTCGCTCGAGGAACTGGCCGAGACGCTCGAGATTTCGCCGTCCGCCGTCAACGGTCGCCTCAGACGGGGGCTGAAGGCATTGATCGAGGCAGCACTCGTCCTCGACGACGGCGAAGTGCTGCTCCAGAGGCAAAACGTGGAAGCACAAATCCGACGATGA